A stretch of Sulfitobacter sp. THAF37 DNA encodes these proteins:
- the dxr gene encoding 1-deoxy-D-xylulose-5-phosphate reductoisomerase → MVRRVSILGATGSIGQNTIDLIRRAPRDYDVVALTGAGNVAQLARDAIDLRAEVAVTGREDLLEDLRAALAGSGVAAAAGAAAICEAAARPVDWTMSAIVGAAGLAPGLAALRNGKTLALANKESLVCAGKLMMDTARTHGARILPVDSEHSAIFQALTGEDIAAVERIIITASGGAFRDWPLERLAQATPEQASHHPNWDMGQRITIDSASMFNKAMEVIETHEFFGTPHDRIEVLVHPQSMIHALVGFNDGALMAHVGPADMRHAIGFALHYPQRRHLPVERLDLAAIGQFEFRPPDERRWPALRLARETIAAGGLTGAVFNAAKETALDGFIAGRIGFTDMADIVAQTLEDKNASDGLIGATMTLDNVLRIDHLARNAAEAAMNKRAG, encoded by the coding sequence GTGGTCAGGCGGGTTTCGATCCTGGGGGCCACCGGGTCCATCGGGCAGAATACGATCGACCTGATCCGCCGCGCGCCTCGGGACTATGACGTGGTGGCGCTGACGGGGGCTGGCAATGTCGCACAGCTGGCGCGGGATGCGATCGACCTGAGGGCAGAGGTCGCCGTCACCGGCCGCGAGGACCTGCTGGAGGATCTGCGCGCGGCGCTTGCAGGCAGCGGGGTTGCCGCAGCGGCGGGGGCGGCGGCGATCTGCGAGGCGGCGGCGCGTCCCGTCGACTGGACCATGTCGGCGATCGTCGGTGCGGCGGGTCTCGCACCCGGTCTGGCGGCCCTGCGCAACGGCAAGACACTGGCATTGGCCAACAAGGAATCGCTGGTCTGTGCGGGAAAGCTGATGATGGACACCGCCCGCACCCATGGCGCGCGGATCCTGCCGGTGGACAGCGAACACTCCGCGATCTTCCAGGCGTTGACGGGCGAGGACATCGCGGCGGTCGAGCGGATCATCATCACCGCCTCCGGCGGCGCCTTTCGCGACTGGCCCCTGGAACGGCTGGCGCAGGCCACGCCGGAGCAGGCGTCGCACCACCCCAACTGGGACATGGGGCAGCGCATCACCATCGACAGTGCGTCGATGTTCAACAAGGCGATGGAAGTCATCGAAACCCACGAGTTCTTTGGCACCCCTCACGACCGGATCGAAGTGCTGGTGCATCCGCAGTCGATGATCCACGCACTGGTGGGGTTCAACGACGGGGCGCTGATGGCGCATGTCGGCCCGGCGGACATGCGCCACGCCATCGGTTTTGCCCTGCATTATCCGCAGCGCCGCCACCTGCCGGTCGAACGGCTGGATCTGGCGGCCATCGGGCAGTTCGAATTCCGCCCCCCGGACGAGAGGCGGTGGCCCGCATTGCGTCTGGCGCGAGAGACCATCGCGGCGGGTGGGCTGACCGGCGCAGTCTTCAACGCCGCCAAGGAAACCGCGCTGGACGGATTTATCGCGGGCCGCATCGGATTTACCGACATGGCCGATATCGTGGCGCAGACGCTTGAGGACAAAAATGCGTCAGATGGCCTCATTGGTGCCACGATGACACTTGATAACGTGCTTCGGATTGACCATCTGGCACGGAACGCGGCAGAAGCCGCGATGAATAAAAGAGCAGGGTGA
- a CDS encoding phosphatidate cytidylyltransferase has protein sequence MSERSDQWSDLKTRMGAGAVMVLIGIIGIWLGGHVFHLLVALICGVMVWELVGMLRPGDGSAPLKLGGLTGAAVLVSIYLPVGFALPILLAPALVGFGQLDRHRTIYLSFTAMILLAGYGLMMVRDDFGVGWLLWLVVVVVTTDVVGYFAGRAIGGPKFWPRVSPKKTWSGTAAGWVGAAVVGLLFSINTGASLELVGVSVALSMASQMGDMAESGMKRRMGVKDSSNLIPGHGGLMDRFDGMLGASMFLLVIGQFIGLPFGMG, from the coding sequence ATGTCCGAGCGTAGCGATCAATGGTCCGACCTGAAGACACGCATGGGCGCCGGTGCCGTCATGGTGCTGATCGGAATTATCGGCATCTGGCTGGGGGGGCATGTGTTCCACCTTCTGGTGGCGCTGATTTGCGGCGTCATGGTCTGGGAACTGGTGGGCATGCTCCGCCCCGGTGACGGATCTGCCCCGCTCAAGCTGGGGGGGCTGACCGGTGCGGCAGTGCTGGTATCGATCTACCTGCCTGTGGGTTTTGCCCTGCCGATCCTGCTTGCCCCCGCACTGGTCGGCTTTGGCCAGCTGGACAGGCACAGGACGATCTATCTCAGCTTCACGGCGATGATCCTGCTGGCGGGCTACGGGCTGATGATGGTGCGCGACGATTTCGGTGTCGGCTGGCTGCTGTGGCTTGTGGTTGTGGTGGTGACGACCGATGTGGTCGGCTACTTCGCGGGTCGGGCCATCGGCGGGCCAAAATTCTGGCCCCGTGTCAGCCCGAAGAAGACCTGGTCGGGCACCGCAGCGGGTTGGGTCGGGGCCGCGGTCGTGGGGCTTTTGTTTTCGATCAACACGGGCGCGTCACTGGAACTGGTCGGCGTTTCCGTTGCCCTGTCCATGGCCTCGCAGATGGGCGACATGGCGGAATCGGGCATGAAGCGGCGCATGGGGGTCAAGGACAGTTCGAACCTGATCCCGGGCCACGGCGGTCTGATGGACCGCTTCGACGGGATGCTCGGGGCGTCCATGTTCCTGCTGGTGATCGGGCAGTTCATCGGTCTGCCGTTCGGGATGGGCTAG
- the uppS gene encoding polyprenyl diphosphate synthase — protein sequence MTPQPEPDLAAAGGPRHVAIIMDGNGRWATQRGRPRLFGHHAGAKRVREIVEACPDFGVEYLTIFAFSTENWKRTQVEVAGLMSLFRRYISKETRSLSEFGVRVRFIGDRVRLDDKLIRLMNELEVATAHNTRVHLTIALNYGGRDEVARATQRLARDVSEGRLDPDDVDEETLPRYLDTHVLPDPDLVIRTSGEARISNFLLWQSAYAEYEFIDTLWPDFSKAEFGRLCAAYGGRDRRFGAVKT from the coding sequence ATGACCCCACAGCCAGAACCAGACCTTGCCGCGGCAGGCGGGCCGCGTCACGTGGCGATCATCATGGATGGCAACGGCCGTTGGGCGACGCAGCGCGGCAGGCCGCGGCTGTTCGGGCATCACGCCGGGGCCAAGCGGGTGCGCGAGATCGTCGAGGCCTGTCCCGACTTCGGCGTGGAATACCTGACGATCTTTGCGTTCTCGACCGAGAACTGGAAACGCACGCAGGTCGAGGTCGCGGGTCTGATGAGCCTTTTCCGGCGCTACATCTCGAAAGAGACTCGCAGCCTGAGCGAATTCGGGGTGCGGGTGCGGTTCATCGGCGACCGGGTCCGGCTGGACGACAAGCTGATCCGGCTGATGAACGAGCTGGAGGTCGCGACCGCCCACAACACCCGCGTGCATCTGACCATCGCGCTGAACTACGGCGGTCGGGACGAGGTGGCGCGCGCCACCCAGCGCCTGGCGCGGGATGTGTCCGAGGGGCGGCTGGACCCCGACGACGTGGACGAGGAAACCCTGCCGCGCTATCTCGATACGCATGTGTTGCCGGACCCGGATCTGGTGATCCGCACCAGTGGCGAGGCGCGGATTTCCAATTTCCTGCTGTGGCAGTCGGCCTATGCCGAGTACGAGTTCATCGACACGCTGTGGCCGGATTTCAGCAAGGCCGAATTCGGCAGACTCTGCGCGGCCTACGGCGGACGCGACCGACGTTTTGGCGCGGTAAAGACCTGA
- the frr gene encoding ribosome recycling factor produces the protein MSDDFMLDTDDLERRMKGAIASLRTEFASLRTGRASASMLEPVMVEAYGTPTPINQVGTVNVPEPRMVTINVWDKGLVNKVEKAIRESGLGINPQMNGTIIMLPIPELNEERRTQLTKVAGNYAEHARVSIRNIRRDGMDQIKKAKADGMSEDDQKLWEGEMQDLTNKYIALIDDTLETKQAEIMQV, from the coding sequence ATGTCTGACGACTTTATGCTCGACACCGATGACCTTGAGCGGCGCATGAAGGGCGCCATCGCGTCGCTGAGAACCGAATTCGCATCGCTTCGCACCGGACGCGCGTCGGCATCCATGCTGGAACCCGTGATGGTGGAGGCCTACGGCACGCCCACGCCGATCAATCAGGTCGGCACCGTCAACGTGCCGGAGCCGCGGATGGTCACGATCAATGTCTGGGACAAGGGGCTGGTCAACAAGGTGGAAAAGGCGATCCGCGAGAGCGGGCTGGGGATCAATCCGCAGATGAACGGCACGATCATCATGCTGCCGATCCCCGAATTGAACGAAGAACGCCGCACCCAGCTGACCAAGGTGGCGGGCAATTACGCCGAACATGCCCGCGTGTCGATCCGCAACATCCGCCGCGACGGCATGGACCAGATCAAAAAGGCCAAGGCAGACGGCATGTCCGAGGACGATCAGAAATTGTGGGAAGGCGAAATGCAGGACCTGACCAACAAGTATATCGCCCTGATCGACGATACGCTGGAGACCAAACAGGCAGAGATCATGCAGGTCTGA
- a CDS encoding sensor histidine kinase: MPTNVAVDALTRAPFALVLTNPQLPDNPIVYVNRAFEEMTGYHSDIALGRNCRFLQGDDTDQLGVRKLREAIKNREEVTVILRNYRADGSKFMNRLMIAPLTDGEDQVPYFMGVQTVYTDDEPENEDTLQALAEVQHRVKNHLSMIIGMIRMQARGSKSTPQAEFDTLARRIETLQLLYEEMSDSTGDRNTGKDDIDLGAYLTRVANAIAYINGRQGVRVNIDADRVTVPIQTATQLGLVLSEVMTNAMQHAFEDRESGLVDVRLQELSDGMIRLHVADDGNGIPEGVEWPKSDSLGGRIVAELVRSLDAKISVDRDISGTMIVVDIPANHTVTE; the protein is encoded by the coding sequence ATGCCCACGAATGTGGCCGTGGATGCCCTGACACGGGCGCCGTTCGCGCTGGTGCTGACCAATCCGCAGCTGCCCGACAATCCCATCGTCTATGTCAACCGCGCCTTCGAAGAGATGACAGGCTACCACAGCGACATCGCATTGGGGCGGAACTGCCGCTTTCTGCAGGGCGATGACACCGATCAGCTTGGTGTCCGGAAACTGCGCGAAGCCATCAAGAACCGCGAAGAGGTGACTGTCATTCTGCGCAACTACCGCGCGGATGGCAGCAAGTTCATGAACCGGCTCATGATCGCCCCTCTTACCGACGGAGAGGATCAGGTCCCCTACTTCATGGGGGTTCAGACCGTTTACACGGACGACGAACCGGAAAACGAGGACACGCTGCAGGCTCTGGCAGAGGTCCAGCACAGGGTGAAGAATCATCTGTCCATGATCATCGGCATGATCCGCATGCAGGCCCGCGGTTCCAAATCGACCCCGCAGGCCGAATTCGACACCCTCGCGCGGCGGATCGAGACACTGCAACTTCTGTACGAAGAGATGAGCGATTCCACCGGCGACCGCAACACGGGCAAGGATGACATCGACCTTGGCGCGTATCTGACGCGGGTGGCCAATGCCATCGCCTACATCAACGGGCGCCAGGGCGTGCGTGTGAACATCGACGCCGACAGGGTGACTGTGCCGATCCAGACCGCGACCCAACTGGGGCTGGTATTGTCCGAAGTGATGACCAACGCCATGCAGCACGCCTTCGAAGACCGCGAGTCGGGCCTGGTCGATGTCCGGCTCCAGGAGTTGAGCGACGGCATGATCCGCCTTCATGTCGCCGATGACGGCAACGGGATTCCCGAAGGCGTGGAATGGCCGAAAAGCGACTCGCTGGGTGGGCGCATCGTGGCTGAGCTGGTGCGCAGCCTCGATGCAAAGATATCGGTGGATCGTGATATCTCGGGCACGATGATCGTGGTCGATATTCCCGCCAATCACACCGTCACCGAGTGA
- the pyrH gene encoding UMP kinase: protein MPQDASNVTFKRVMLKISGEALMGNEGYGLHPPTVERIAHEVQSVHELGVEICMVIGGGNIFRGLQGSAQGMERTTADYMGMLATVMNALAMQSALESLGIHTRVISAITMNEVAEPYIRRRAVRHLEKKRVCIFAAGTGNPYFTTDTAAALRANEMACEAIFMGKNGVDGVYDKDPKKFADAKRYDTISYDDVLQKRLAVMDASAIALTRDNNLPIIVFSLDEPGGFKGILAGEGTYTRVQG from the coding sequence ATGCCCCAAGACGCGTCCAACGTCACCTTCAAACGTGTGATGCTGAAAATATCCGGTGAGGCGCTCATGGGGAACGAGGGGTACGGCCTGCATCCGCCGACGGTGGAACGGATCGCCCACGAAGTCCAAAGCGTCCATGAGCTTGGCGTTGAGATCTGCATGGTCATCGGCGGCGGCAACATCTTTCGCGGATTGCAGGGGTCCGCACAGGGGATGGAGCGGACAACGGCGGATTACATGGGGATGCTGGCGACGGTGATGAACGCGCTGGCGATGCAATCCGCTCTGGAAAGCCTGGGCATTCATACCCGCGTGATTTCGGCCATCACCATGAACGAGGTCGCCGAGCCCTATATCCGCCGCCGCGCCGTGCGCCACCTTGAGAAAAAGCGGGTCTGTATCTTTGCCGCGGGCACCGGCAATCCCTATTTCACGACCGATACCGCCGCCGCGCTCAGGGCCAATGAAATGGCCTGCGAGGCGATTTTCATGGGCAAGAACGGTGTCGACGGGGTCTACGACAAGGACCCCAAGAAATTTGCCGATGCCAAGCGTTACGATACCATCAGCTACGACGATGTGCTGCAAAAGCGGCTGGCGGTGATGGACGCCTCGGCCATCGCGCTGACACGGGACAACAACCTGCCGATCATCGTGTTTTCGCTGGACGAGCCTGGCGGGTTCAAGGGGATCCTCGCCGGCGAGGGGACCTATACCCGCGTTCAGGGCTAG
- the miaA gene encoding tRNA (adenosine(37)-N6)-dimethylallyltransferase MiaA gives MLSTEMLGDLPADMPVLIAGPTASGKTALALQIARDHGGVIVNADASQVYACWRVITARPSPEEEAQAPHLLFGHVAATQPYSTGHWLREVAAILKSGARPIITGGTGLYFRALTEGLAEIPATPPAIRDAADALDLDTLLAGLDARTARGLDTGNRARVQRAWEVLQATGRGLSDWQAETGAPLLAPDRVRRIVFDVGRDWLNARIARRFDLMLDQGALDEVRRVAPDYDPALPAHRAIGVPELMAHLAGRMTLDQARERAVISTRQFAKRQRTWMRSKMADWHRITPH, from the coding sequence ATGTTGTCTACCGAGATGCTGGGCGATCTGCCTGCCGACATGCCGGTGCTGATCGCCGGTCCGACGGCCAGCGGGAAAACCGCGCTGGCGTTGCAGATCGCCCGCGACCACGGCGGGGTGATCGTGAACGCCGACGCAAGCCAGGTCTACGCCTGCTGGCGCGTCATCACCGCCCGCCCCTCGCCCGAGGAAGAGGCGCAGGCGCCGCACCTTCTTTTCGGTCATGTCGCCGCGACGCAGCCCTATTCGACGGGGCATTGGCTGCGCGAGGTCGCTGCGATCCTGAAGAGCGGGGCGCGGCCCATCATCACCGGGGGGACCGGGCTGTATTTCAGGGCGCTGACCGAAGGGCTGGCCGAGATCCCCGCGACACCGCCGGCGATCCGCGACGCGGCCGACGCGCTGGACCTCGACACGTTGCTGGCAGGATTGGATGCGCGCACCGCGCGGGGCCTCGACACCGGCAACCGCGCCCGCGTTCAGCGCGCCTGGGAGGTGTTGCAGGCCACCGGTCGCGGCCTGTCCGACTGGCAGGCGGAAACCGGCGCGCCGCTGCTGGCGCCCGACCGTGTCCGGCGCATCGTGTTCGATGTCGGACGCGACTGGCTGAACGCCCGCATCGCACGGCGCTTTGACCTGATGCTGGACCAGGGTGCGCTGGACGAGGTGCGGCGCGTCGCGCCCGACTATGACCCCGCCCTGCCCGCGCACCGGGCCATCGGCGTGCCGGAGCTGATGGCGCATCTCGCAGGCAGGATGACGCTCGATCAGGCGCGGGAACGGGCCGTCATCTCGACCCGGCAATTCGCCAAACGGCAACGGACCTGGATGCGCTCCAAGATGGCCGACTGGCATCGGATCACACCCCACTGA
- a CDS encoding AraC family transcriptional regulator — translation MSFALSDIKVMTLPQLTGGQDWRLHLAQDRPHHLLIWITRGQGRTLLDGLRRGVGTHNALWVPQGSLFALDLGRQGMAQAVVIPPGSALRLPEIPRHLRIRDVAVQSELSGLIEAAAREQQQDRPLAQDAAEAHAALISVWLRRQIMLDEHVPPRRNAAARLSKLYCDLLPHRFCSGAPMSAYAQTLNVTPTHLTRAVKAATGKTAADLLTERVLAEARRLLIETRQPAQDIARHLGFGSAAYFTRFIQQHTGQPPSKLRLPLRQGQDPRTPATGL, via the coding sequence ATGAGCTTTGCCCTCTCAGACATCAAGGTGATGACCCTGCCGCAGCTGACCGGCGGGCAGGACTGGCGACTGCATCTTGCGCAGGATCGGCCGCATCACCTGCTGATCTGGATCACCCGCGGGCAGGGCCGCACCCTGCTGGACGGACTGCGGCGCGGCGTGGGCACGCACAACGCGCTCTGGGTGCCGCAGGGGTCGCTGTTTGCGCTGGACCTCGGGCGTCAGGGCATGGCGCAGGCGGTGGTGATCCCGCCCGGGTCGGCGCTGCGCCTGCCCGAAATCCCGCGTCACCTGCGCATCCGCGATGTGGCGGTACAATCGGAACTCAGCGGGCTGATCGAAGCCGCCGCGCGCGAGCAGCAGCAGGATCGTCCCCTGGCGCAGGACGCCGCAGAGGCGCACGCGGCGCTGATCTCTGTCTGGTTGCGGCGCCAGATCATGCTGGACGAACACGTACCACCGCGCCGCAACGCCGCCGCACGGCTCAGCAAGCTGTACTGCGATCTCTTACCGCACCGCTTTTGCAGTGGCGCGCCGATGTCGGCCTATGCCCAGACGCTGAACGTCACCCCCACCCATCTGACCCGCGCGGTCAAGGCCGCCACCGGCAAGACCGCGGCGGACCTGCTGACCGAGCGTGTCCTGGCCGAGGCCCGCCGCCTGCTGATAGAAACTCGCCAGCCCGCACAGGACATCGCACGCCATCTCGGGTTCGGCTCCGCCGCATATTTCACCCGCTTCATCCAGCAGCACACCGGCCAGCCGCCCAGCAAGCTGCGCCTCCCCCTGCGCCAGGGTCAGGACCCCAGGACCCCGGCAACAGGCCTTTGA
- a CDS encoding ABC transporter permease, which translates to MGLFILRRLGVMLLTALCLTFIVFWLTNLYPNLEKLAKTQGNFRMSDEAVTSYLENRGYLQPLPVKFGQWLGVLPGWVTERPEGETFGRCFAAGTPEIARPTRCGVLQGDWGYSTVFKEPVGETVLTRLALTGKLMLCVLLLMVPSALLVGVLAGMREGSKLDRSLSTFSIATTATPEYVSGVIFIAVLASSRFGLSPLLNDWGLIDSKTLFLGSATSAMADATFWNFFLPVLTISLYGMGYIARMTRASMTEVMTAQYIRTARLKGVKFSDIVLKHALRNALIAPFTVIMLQIPWLLNGVVIVETLFNYKGFGWLLVQAAGNNDIELLLAVSVVSVAVVLMTQLISDIGYVYLNPRIRIS; encoded by the coding sequence ATGGGACTATTCATCTTACGTCGACTGGGCGTGATGTTGCTGACGGCGCTGTGCCTGACGTTCATCGTGTTCTGGCTGACAAACCTATACCCGAACCTCGAAAAACTGGCGAAGACCCAAGGCAACTTCCGCATGTCGGACGAGGCCGTGACGTCATACCTCGAAAACCGCGGCTACCTGCAGCCGCTGCCGGTCAAGTTCGGCCAGTGGCTGGGCGTGCTGCCCGGCTGGGTGACTGAACGTCCCGAAGGCGAGACATTCGGGCGCTGCTTTGCCGCCGGAACGCCCGAGATCGCGCGCCCCACCCGCTGCGGCGTGTTGCAGGGCGACTGGGGATATTCCACCGTGTTCAAGGAGCCGGTCGGTGAAACGGTGCTGACCCGGCTTGCGCTGACCGGCAAGCTGATGCTCTGCGTGCTGCTGCTCATGGTGCCCTCCGCCCTGCTGGTGGGGGTGCTGGCGGGCATGCGCGAAGGGTCAAAGCTGGACCGGTCGCTCTCCACCTTCTCCATCGCCACCACGGCAACGCCGGAATACGTCTCCGGCGTGATCTTCATCGCGGTGCTGGCCTCTTCACGCTTCGGTCTTTCGCCGCTGCTCAACGACTGGGGGCTGATCGACAGCAAGACCCTGTTCCTTGGGTCGGCCACCTCTGCCATGGCGGATGCGACCTTCTGGAACTTCTTCCTGCCGGTGCTGACCATTTCGCTTTACGGCATGGGCTATATCGCGCGCATGACCCGCGCCTCCATGACCGAGGTGATGACGGCGCAATATATCCGTACCGCACGGCTGAAGGGGGTCAAGTTCAGCGACATCGTCCTGAAACACGCGCTGCGCAACGCGCTGATCGCGCCCTTCACCGTGATCATGCTGCAGATCCCCTGGCTGCTGAACGGCGTCGTGATCGTGGAGACCCTGTTCAACTACAAGGGCTTCGGCTGGTTGCTGGTGCAGGCCGCAGGCAACAACGACATCGAACTGCTGTTGGCGGTCTCGGTGGTTTCGGTCGCGGTGGTGCTGATGACGCAGCTGATATCGGACATCGGCTACGTCTACCTGAACCCGCGCATCCGCATCTCGTAA
- a CDS encoding ABC transporter permease, with protein MEPLTWTGALSGLNIVFYLLTGLLAAAIVVQILASFVPDRSARAVSADGTLAGNTGFAGLLNQIIGWLFYGVIALILVYLVGGIFMGPGAGIIGGMAQQMIPVWIALVVTFAVSITYKRRLGLYGKLFDSTVGMIGFAIVMFWVFTGVFGGAFDLLVTHDSLSQVSGMKNELPGTPLARAEEGDYPWFLLGGDNLARDVFSRLIKGSWVVVKIAPFATLFAFMVGITLGLPAGYYGGRLDTILSFLANLILAFPVILLFYLLVTPEIVLTGIPNYMALFLFVFPLIFLAVLLNSRYYTQPSFRTPLLIVVLGVGVWFYLAMVSSGGTIVETPTYTIPGLPTYLDPFDLGPGILVVFVSVVFVNAPTVFRIVRGLALDIKTRDYVAAAQTRGEGPWYIMLWEILPNARGPLIVDFCLRIGYTTILLGTLGFFGLGLESESPDWGSTINAGRRLLSLYPHAAIAPALALLTLVLGLNLLADGLREESLRD; from the coding sequence ATGGAACCATTGACATGGACGGGCGCGCTTTCGGGGCTCAACATCGTCTTCTATCTGCTGACCGGGCTGCTTGCGGCGGCGATCGTCGTGCAGATCCTTGCCTCCTTTGTGCCGGACCGTTCCGCGCGGGCGGTCAGCGCGGACGGCACGCTGGCAGGCAACACCGGCTTTGCCGGCCTGCTGAACCAGATCATCGGCTGGCTGTTCTACGGCGTGATCGCGCTGATCCTCGTCTATCTGGTCGGCGGCATCTTCATGGGCCCCGGAGCCGGGATCATCGGCGGCATGGCACAACAGATGATCCCTGTCTGGATCGCGCTGGTCGTCACCTTTGCGGTGTCGATCACCTACAAGCGCAGGCTGGGCCTTTATGGCAAGCTCTTTGACAGCACCGTGGGCATGATCGGCTTTGCCATCGTGATGTTCTGGGTGTTCACCGGGGTCTTTGGCGGCGCCTTCGACCTGCTGGTCACACATGACAGTCTGAGCCAGGTCTCGGGCATGAAGAACGAGCTGCCGGGCACGCCATTGGCCCGCGCCGAGGAAGGCGATTACCCCTGGTTCCTACTGGGCGGCGACAACCTGGCACGAGACGTCTTTTCCCGGCTCATCAAGGGGTCCTGGGTGGTGGTCAAGATCGCCCCCTTCGCGACCCTCTTTGCCTTCATGGTGGGGATCACTCTGGGCCTGCCGGCGGGCTACTACGGCGGGCGGCTGGACACGATCCTGAGCTTTCTGGCCAACCTGATCCTGGCGTTCCCGGTGATCCTGCTGTTCTACCTGCTGGTCACACCCGAGATCGTGCTGACCGGCATCCCGAACTACATGGCGCTTTTCCTGTTCGTCTTTCCGCTGATCTTCCTCGCGGTGCTGCTGAACTCGCGCTACTACACGCAGCCGTCCTTTCGCACGCCGCTGCTGATCGTCGTGCTGGGTGTCGGGGTCTGGTTCTACCTGGCCATGGTGTCGAGCGGCGGCACCATCGTCGAGACGCCCACCTACACCATTCCGGGATTGCCCACCTATCTCGATCCCTTCGATCTGGGGCCGGGGATCCTGGTGGTCTTTGTCTCGGTCGTCTTCGTGAACGCGCCCACGGTTTTCCGGATCGTACGGGGCCTCGCGCTCGACATCAAGACACGCGACTACGTGGCGGCGGCCCAGACCCGGGGCGAAGGCCCGTGGTACATCATGCTGTGGGAAATCCTGCCCAACGCACGCGGGCCGCTGATCGTCGATTTCTGCCTGCGCATCGGCTACACCACGATCCTTCTGGGCACATTGGGTTTCTTCGGGCTGGGCCTGGAATCGGAAAGCCCGGACTGGGGCAGCACGATCAACGCCGGACGACGCCTGCTGTCGCTTTATCCGCATGCGGCTATTGCCCCTGCGCTGGCTTTGCTGACGCTGGTGCTGGGACTGAACCTGCTGGCGGATGGCTTGCGTGAAGAAAGCCTGAGGGACTGA